TTTAATTTGGCGTGTTACTGTTAGATCAGGCAAAAGCCGATTAGATAGAATGAGTAAAAATACATTTCTATCTAATCGGCTTTTTCTATTATATATATCTTTTATAATATCATTATAATAAACAAGGAGGAATTTTAAAATGAAAGGTTTTAAGAAATTACAAAAGGTTGGTAAGGCTTTAATGACACCAGTTTCAGTATTGCCTGCTGCTGGTATTTTAGTGGCAGTCGGAAGATTGCTGCAGGAACAAAGTGGTTTAATTTATGATGTCGGTGATGTAATGTTTAATAGTGGGATTGCAATTTTTGAGCAATTACCGCTTATTTTTGCCCTAGGTGTAGCAATTGGTTTTGCTGGAGATGCAGTTGCTGCTTTAGCTGCTGGAGTTGGTTTCACAGTATATGCAAAAGTACTTGATGTTATGGCAGGCATCATAAATATCTCTGAAAAGACCGGAGGTAGTGTTGAAGCAATTAACACAGGGGTTTTTGGAGGTATTATTGTCGGAATAATTGCTTCACAGATGTATAAGAAGTTTCATAGTACTGAACTTCCCCCATATTTAGGATTTTTTGCAGGAAAAAGATTAGTTCCTATAGTTACAGCTGCTAGTTCTGTTTTAGCAGGAGTTCTTTTATCTTTTATCTGGCCTCCAATTCAGATTCAAATTAATGAATTTGCTCGCTTTGCAATGAATTCATCTATTGGGCCAGCTTTATATGCTGCCGGAAAGAGAGCTTTAATACCTGTTGGTTTGCATCATGTTTACTATCCACCATTTTTATATGAATTCGGTCGTTTTACTACAGAAGCAGGTCAGGTTCTGAGAGGTGAAACTGCTAGATTTTTTGCTGGAGATCCAACTGCAGGACGTTTTATGGCAGCTGAATTTCCGCTAATGTTATTTGCGCTTCCATCTGCTTGTCTTGCAATGTATTTAAGAGCTAAAAACAAGGTTAAAGTTGCTGGTATGCTAACAACAGCTGCAATCACTTCATTTTTAACAGGAATCACTGAACCAATTGAATTTTTATTCATTTTTGTAGCGCCACCACTATATTTATTTCATGTGGTAGGTGGATTTATTTCCGGACTTTTAACAAATTACTTTAATATTAGAATTGGCTATACTTTTTCAGCTAGTGCTATTGATTATGTATTAAGTTTATCAAATTTAGGTAATCCAATGATGTTCTGGTTAGTTGTTGGTCCTATAATGGCAGTTTTATATTTTACAGTTTTCTATTTTACCATTCCACTTTTCAACTTTGAAACTCCTGGAAGAGGTAGTGATGCTCAAGAATCAGAGGCAGAAACACCTGTTAGTAAAGATCAGAGAGCAGCAAATGTTTTAGCTGCTTTAGGTGGTGCTGAAAACTTAGAAAGTGTAGATGCCTGTATAACAAGATTAAGATTAGAAGTTGTAGATAATACAGTTGTGGACGAAAAAGAGTTGAAAAAATTAGGGGCATCTGGAGTAATGAAATCTGGTAGTAGTGTACAGGTGGTTTTTGGCCCAGAATCTGATGCTCTCAAAGATAAAATCAAAAGTATAATGTAAATAAAGCACTCTTTATTTAATTAGGTTGTCAAAACTAAAGTAAATGTATTATAATAAATTAGAGGAGGAGATTTAATGTTTAATATTTTCAATAAAAAAGAAGAATATCTAGCAGCACCATTTGCTGGAGAAGTTACAGAGCTGAAGCAGGTGCCAGATGATGCTTTTGCTCAAAAAATGCTTGGAGATGGTTTTGCTATTACTCCAGAAGAAAATGTGGTTAAGTCACCATGTGCCGGAGAAATTGTACAGATTTTTTCTACAGGTCACGCAGTTGGTATCCAAACCAAAAAAGGGCTAGAAATTTTAGTTCATATTGGTATAGATACTGTGAAATTGGATGGAGAAGGATTTGAAAAATTAGTTAAAAATGGAGATAAAGTTGAGGTAGGTACTCCTCTTGTTGAAGTAGACTTAGATTTTATTAAGGAGAATTCACCATCTATTGCTACTCCAGTTATTATAACTAATATGGAGAAAGTTAAAAATTTAGAGCTTGTAAAAAAAGGTAAAGTAACAGCTGGAACTAAAGTACTTAAAGTAGAATTAGCATAAATTAATTAAATATATCATTAGGTAGGGGAAATAACTCATCGGTTATTTCCCTTTTTATATTTAACTAAATTTGATATAATGAATAAAAAGCTTTTTATTTTACTATTAAAGGCAGGATGATTAAAAATGAATTTTAAAAGAATTGTAGTTAAAGTCGGCAGCAGTACATTAAGCAATCAAAATGGGAAACTTAATTTTAGCCAAATCGATGCTTTGAGCAGACAGCTGGTTGATTTAAAAAATCAAGGTAGAGAGATAATATTAGTTAGTTCTGGAGCTATAGCAGCTGGCATGGGAGAGCTCGGTTATGCTAATAAACCTGCATCTATCCCTGAACAGCAAGCTTGTGCAGCTGTTGGCCAGGGGCTTTTAGTTGGTATTTATAACAAATTTTTCAGAGAATATGGAGCTAAAAGTGCACAAATTTTAATAACTTCAAGCGATTTAGAAAATAGAAACCGTTATTTAAATGCTTTTAATACATTAAAGACTCTAATTGATCATGGTGTTATTCCGGTAATTAACGAAAATGACACAGTAGTTACTAATGAGATTAAAGTTGGAGATAATGATACTCTAGCAGCTAGAGTGTCTGGTTTGGTAGAAGCTGATTTATTGGTAAATCTTTCGGATGTTTCTGGTCTTTATAATGGAAATCCAAATGCTGAAAACAAAAATTTAAAATTGATTTCAAAAGTTGAAAATATAACAGAAGAAATTGAGAAGATGGCTGGTGGCAGAGGGAGTAAAGTTGGTACAGGTGGTATGGAAACAAAAATAGAAGCTGCTAAAATTGCTGTGAATTCTGGAGTTGTAATGATAATTGGTCCTGGGAAAGAAAAAAATTCATTATTGAAAATAGTCGAAATGGCTGAAAATGAAAAATTTGATTTGGGAACAACTTTTCTAACGGCAAAAGAAAGACTTTCTAAAAGAAAACAGTGGCTAAATTTCAATTTACCACCCCTTGGGAAAATAATAGTAGATCAGGGAGCAGCCGATGCTTTGCTTAAAAGAGGTAAGAGTTTACTGCCGGGTGGAATTGTTGAGGTTGAAGGAGAATTTAATAGTGGAGACCCGGTAACT
Above is a window of Halanaerobium saccharolyticum subsp. saccharolyticum DSM 6643 DNA encoding:
- a CDS encoding PTS sugar transporter subunit IIA, whose product is MFNIFNKKEEYLAAPFAGEVTELKQVPDDAFAQKMLGDGFAITPEENVVKSPCAGEIVQIFSTGHAVGIQTKKGLEILVHIGIDTVKLDGEGFEKLVKNGDKVEVGTPLVEVDLDFIKENSPSIATPVIITNMEKVKNLELVKKGKVTAGTKVLKVELA
- the proB gene encoding glutamate 5-kinase; the encoded protein is MNFKRIVVKVGSSTLSNQNGKLNFSQIDALSRQLVDLKNQGREIILVSSGAIAAGMGELGYANKPASIPEQQACAAVGQGLLVGIYNKFFREYGAKSAQILITSSDLENRNRYLNAFNTLKTLIDHGVIPVINENDTVVTNEIKVGDNDTLAARVSGLVEADLLVNLSDVSGLYNGNPNAENKNLKLISKVENITEEIEKMAGGRGSKVGTGGMETKIEAAKIAVNSGVVMIIGPGKEKNSLLKIVEMAENEKFDLGTTFLTAKERLSKRKQWLNFNLPPLGKIIVDQGAADALLKRGKSLLPGGIVEVEGEFNSGDPVTISDGTLEIGKGIVNYSSDEIEKIKGAHSNEIKKILGYFNKTEVIHRDNMVIGGDKDEY
- a CDS encoding PTS transporter subunit EIIC, whose amino-acid sequence is MKGFKKLQKVGKALMTPVSVLPAAGILVAVGRLLQEQSGLIYDVGDVMFNSGIAIFEQLPLIFALGVAIGFAGDAVAALAAGVGFTVYAKVLDVMAGIINISEKTGGSVEAINTGVFGGIIVGIIASQMYKKFHSTELPPYLGFFAGKRLVPIVTAASSVLAGVLLSFIWPPIQIQINEFARFAMNSSIGPALYAAGKRALIPVGLHHVYYPPFLYEFGRFTTEAGQVLRGETARFFAGDPTAGRFMAAEFPLMLFALPSACLAMYLRAKNKVKVAGMLTTAAITSFLTGITEPIEFLFIFVAPPLYLFHVVGGFISGLLTNYFNIRIGYTFSASAIDYVLSLSNLGNPMMFWLVVGPIMAVLYFTVFYFTIPLFNFETPGRGSDAQESEAETPVSKDQRAANVLAALGGAENLESVDACITRLRLEVVDNTVVDEKELKKLGASGVMKSGSSVQVVFGPESDALKDKIKSIM